A genome region from Halorussus pelagicus includes the following:
- a CDS encoding mandelate racemase/muconate lactonizing enzyme family protein gives MVRDYESLHDPNAEYTMRELSAETMECDNSRPNGRDVEITDVQTTMVDGNFPWTLVRVYTDAGVVGTGEAYWGAGVPELIERMKPFVVGENPLDIDRLYEHLIQKMSGEGSVEGVTVTAISGIELALHDLAGKILGVPAYQLLGGKYRDEVRVYCDCHTESEADPDACADEAERVVEELGYDALKFDLDVPSGLEKDRANRHLRPGEIRHKAEIVEKVTERVKDRADVAFDCHWTFSGGSAKRLADAIEEYDVWWLEDPVPPENLDVQEEVTKSTTTPIAVGENRYRVTEERRLIENQAVDIVAPDLPKVGGMRETRKIADVANQYYVPVAMHNVSSPVATMASAHVGAAIPNSLAVEYHSYELGWWSDLVEEDVIEDGYIEIPEQPGLGVTLDMDVVEEKMVEGETLFDEA, from the coding sequence ATGGTTCGAGACTACGAGTCGCTCCACGACCCGAACGCCGAGTACACGATGCGCGAACTCTCGGCGGAGACGATGGAGTGCGACAACTCGCGTCCGAACGGACGCGACGTAGAAATAACCGACGTGCAGACCACGATGGTTGATGGTAACTTCCCGTGGACGCTCGTACGAGTCTACACCGACGCCGGTGTCGTGGGGACCGGCGAAGCCTACTGGGGCGCGGGCGTGCCCGAACTCATCGAGCGGATGAAGCCGTTCGTCGTCGGCGAGAACCCGCTAGACATCGACCGCCTCTACGAACACCTCATCCAGAAGATGTCCGGCGAGGGGTCGGTCGAGGGCGTCACGGTCACCGCCATCTCGGGCATCGAACTCGCGCTTCACGACCTCGCGGGCAAAATTTTGGGCGTCCCCGCCTACCAACTTCTCGGCGGGAAGTACCGCGACGAGGTGCGGGTCTACTGCGACTGTCACACCGAGTCCGAGGCCGACCCCGACGCCTGCGCCGACGAAGCGGAACGCGTCGTCGAGGAACTGGGCTACGACGCGCTCAAGTTCGACCTTGACGTGCCCTCCGGACTGGAGAAAGACCGCGCGAACCGCCACCTCCGGCCCGGCGAGATTCGCCACAAGGCCGAAATCGTCGAGAAGGTCACCGAGCGCGTGAAAGACCGCGCTGACGTTGCCTTCGACTGCCACTGGACGTTCTCCGGTGGGTCCGCCAAGCGTCTCGCGGACGCCATCGAGGAGTACGACGTGTGGTGGCTCGAAGACCCCGTCCCGCCGGAAAACCTCGACGTGCAAGAGGAGGTCACGAAGTCCACGACCACCCCCATCGCGGTCGGCGAGAACCGCTACCGAGTCACGGAGGAGCGCCGTCTCATCGAGAATCAGGCCGTCGATATCGTCGCGCCCGACCTGCCGAAGGTCGGCGGGATGCGCGAGACCCGGAAAATCGCGGACGTTGCCAACCAGTATTACGTGCCGGTTGCGATGCACAACGTCTCCTCGCCCGTGGCGACGATGGCGAGTGCGCACGTCGGCGCGGCCATCCCGAACAGCCTCGCGGTCGAGTACCACTCCTACGAACTCGGCTGGTGGTCCGACCTCGTGGAGGAGGACGTTATCGAGGACGGCTACATCGAGATTCCCGAACAGCCGGGTCTCGGCGTGACGCTGGACATGGACGTGGTCGAAGAGAAGATGGTCGAAGGCGAGACGTTGTTCGACGAGGCGTAG
- a CDS encoding dihydrodipicolinate synthase family protein — translation MANNAPEPGADDPLGVHGVVPPTITAFDEDESVDYEETAAHARFVVDRGAHGVFPLGTNGEFPLLTPDERDGVVEAVVDEIGDDAPVIAGVGAPSTRQTVAHAEHAESVGADGVVVVTPYYYPVDHDAALTHYRRVAEAVDLPVYVYHIPSKTGNSLSLDTLDALADIENLVGLKDSSKDVPWLGQAIDAHPELTFLAGSDSLLFPGLEVGCAGMVSAVANVFPELVVDLYEAYDGDDEERARELQSEVYDVRSALKRGPYMAGVKTALGLRDVDLEPGPLRSPLRTMDDDDREALRADLSELGLL, via the coding sequence ATGGCGAACAACGCGCCCGAACCCGGCGCGGACGACCCGCTCGGCGTCCACGGCGTCGTCCCGCCGACGATTACGGCGTTCGACGAGGACGAATCAGTCGATTACGAGGAAACTGCGGCCCACGCGCGGTTCGTCGTGGACCGGGGCGCACACGGGGTTTTCCCGCTGGGGACCAACGGCGAGTTCCCGCTGTTGACGCCCGACGAGCGCGACGGCGTAGTCGAGGCAGTCGTGGACGAAATCGGCGACGACGCGCCGGTCATCGCGGGCGTCGGCGCGCCAAGTACGCGCCAGACGGTCGCGCACGCCGAACACGCCGAGTCGGTCGGCGCGGACGGCGTGGTCGTCGTGACGCCCTACTACTACCCGGTGGACCACGACGCCGCCCTGACCCATTACCGGCGGGTCGCCGAGGCGGTGGACCTCCCGGTGTACGTCTACCACATCCCGAGCAAGACGGGCAACTCGCTATCGCTCGACACGCTCGACGCGCTCGCGGACATCGAGAATCTGGTCGGGCTGAAGGATTCGAGCAAGGACGTGCCGTGGCTCGGACAGGCTATCGACGCCCACCCTGAACTGACCTTCCTCGCGGGGTCGGACTCGCTTCTGTTCCCCGGACTGGAAGTCGGCTGTGCAGGCATGGTCAGCGCCGTCGCCAACGTCTTCCCCGAGTTGGTCGTTGACCTCTACGAAGCCTACGACGGGGACGACGAGGAGCGTGCCCGCGAGTTGCAGAGCGAGGTCTACGACGTGCGCTCGGCGCTCAAGCGCGGTCCCTACATGGCGGGCGTCAAGACCGCGCTCGGCCTGCGAGACGTTGACCTCGAACCCGGCCCGCTCCGGAGTCCGCTCCGGACGATGGACGACGACGACCGCGAGGCGCTCCGCGCGGACCTCTCGGAACTCGGCTTACTCTGA
- a CDS encoding MoaD/ThiS family protein — protein sequence MNVTVKLTGTLVARTGTREARVAVPDDATVADVVDKLAEQHGPQVRAGVLDGQRLRSDTVVVREAFDSTETLSTYSSLESGDTVRFQLNV from the coding sequence ATGAACGTCACTGTAAAACTTACCGGAACCCTCGTCGCACGGACCGGCACCCGCGAGGCGCGCGTGGCAGTGCCCGACGACGCGACGGTCGCAGACGTGGTTGACAAACTCGCCGAGCAGCACGGCCCGCAGGTCCGCGCGGGCGTCCTCGACGGCCAGCGCCTCCGCTCGGACACCGTGGTCGTCCGCGAGGCGTTCGACTCGACGGAGACGCTCTCGACGTACAGTTCGCTGGAGAGCGGCGACACGGTTCGGTTCCAGTTGAACGTCTGA
- a CDS encoding HAD family hydrolase translates to MERYDQLYRLYDEFDAATLRALQNFVDLFPPVDSRVALEHWQEASDELDERKTEVRDAFPAAGETFCELASRATRDQAFTALDLYAKYDRGVNVLVLDVDETLRSAGGTDNEIPRETLHLLTEFHEAGMPIVVCTGQTLENVKGFLIQGLGNEIVHSGNLSVVYEAGTGVFTPGHGADTKRLLYDDLDRDVRAIFDAVRSRVLSEAPERLRRGCHLQGNEFNVTLKPNFETGSDEAREVIDRALVYELDLLGSAVTEKIGEAVEADADMASDWARAYYAAQDPEIRGVLESEGGTPDADPADVPAPIRNAFERIDVAYYEADAAEIGSLELNKVAGVESAFDVLGIDDPFAAVMGDSKSDLRVMKWVADEGMGIAAAPEHSSRDVLDHVVKTDELVFDRGKAGDVLRTIYALNRLANLG, encoded by the coding sequence ATGGAGCGGTACGACCAACTCTATCGACTCTACGACGAGTTCGACGCCGCGACCCTCCGGGCCCTCCAGAACTTCGTGGACCTCTTTCCCCCGGTGGACTCGCGCGTCGCGCTCGAACACTGGCAGGAGGCCAGCGACGAACTGGACGAGCGCAAAACCGAGGTGCGCGACGCCTTCCCTGCGGCGGGCGAGACGTTCTGCGAACTCGCGTCGCGGGCCACGCGCGACCAAGCGTTCACCGCGCTGGACCTCTACGCCAAGTACGACCGCGGCGTGAACGTCCTCGTCCTCGACGTGGACGAGACGCTTCGCTCGGCGGGCGGCACCGACAACGAGATTCCCCGCGAGACCCTGCACCTTCTGACCGAGTTTCACGAGGCGGGGATGCCCATCGTGGTCTGTACCGGCCAGACCTTGGAGAACGTCAAGGGGTTCCTGATTCAGGGTCTCGGGAACGAAATCGTCCACTCCGGAAACCTCTCGGTGGTCTACGAGGCTGGAACCGGCGTGTTCACGCCGGGCCACGGCGCGGACACCAAGCGTCTCCTCTACGACGACTTGGACCGCGACGTGCGGGCCATCTTCGACGCGGTGCGCTCGCGGGTCCTCTCGGAGGCCCCCGAGCGCCTGCGCCGCGGGTGTCACCTGCAGGGCAACGAGTTCAACGTCACGCTCAAGCCCAACTTCGAGACGGGGAGCGACGAGGCCCGCGAGGTCATCGACCGCGCGCTGGTCTACGAACTCGACCTGCTCGGGTCCGCCGTCACCGAGAAAATTGGCGAAGCGGTCGAAGCGGACGCCGACATGGCGAGCGACTGGGCGCGGGCTTACTACGCGGCCCAAGACCCCGAAATTCGGGGGGTCCTCGAAAGCGAGGGCGGGACGCCCGACGCCGACCCGGCGGACGTGCCCGCCCCGATTCGCAACGCCTTCGAGCGCATCGACGTGGCCTACTACGAGGCCGACGCGGCCGAAATCGGGAGCCTCGAACTCAACAAGGTCGCGGGCGTCGAGTCGGCCTTCGACGTGCTGGGCATCGACGACCCCTTCGCCGCGGTCATGGGCGACAGCAAGAGCGACCTCCGGGTGATGAAGTGGGTCGCCGACGAAGGGATGGGTATCGCGGCCGCTCCCGAGCATTCGTCTCGTGACGTACTGGACCACGTCGTCAAGACCGACGAGTTGGTGTTCGACCGCGGGAAGGCTGGCGACGTACTGCGGACGATTTACGCACTGAACCGACTGGCGAACTTGGGATGA
- a CDS encoding type II toxin-antitoxin system RelE family toxin translates to MPRAPSTLRFLPEARDDLADIQGHNPDHAKRILRKIDDWQDKIEWDRVPQDHLTYLTGTEAYNFYRERVGNSGYRVIYEISNDEMVVVGILPKGDYTYDLGEFRRRMGRE, encoded by the coding sequence ATGCCGCGCGCACCTTCTACACTCCGGTTTCTCCCCGAGGCCCGCGACGATTTGGCCGATATTCAGGGACACAATCCCGACCACGCTAAGCGAATTTTACGGAAAATCGACGATTGGCAGGACAAAATAGAGTGGGACCGCGTTCCACAGGACCATCTTACCTACCTTACTGGAACGGAAGCATACAACTTCTATCGGGAACGAGTCGGCAACAGTGGCTATCGTGTCATCTACGAAATTAGCAACGACGAGATGGTCGTTGTCGGTATTCTCCCGAAGGGAGACTATACCTACGACTTGGGTGAGTTTCGGCGTCGGATGGGCCGGGAGTAA
- a CDS encoding AIR synthase family protein, producing the protein MIGKLDPEVLVRVLSRTGARDDSVVMGPQYGEDAAAMRVGDQLLVASSDPLSLAKERLGTLAVHVACNDVAASGADPRWLTNVLFLPDDDAETVDTLTTQMDEAARESGVAIVGGHSEYTPALERPMVSMTAMGLADEFVPTGGAEPGDRVVLTKGAGVEGTAVVATDFRDELDLSADLLARAEGFFADISVLPESRVLRESATAMHDPTEGGLLNGMVEMATASGVRLDIDRSAVPVREETEKICAAMGVDPLCIFGSGALLATVPESDLDAALNALDAAGIEASEIGVVESVGESDANEDAGVALDGELIRDAIRDDLYDLWA; encoded by the coding sequence ATGATCGGCAAACTCGACCCCGAAGTCCTCGTGCGCGTCCTCTCGCGGACGGGCGCACGCGACGATTCGGTGGTAATGGGACCGCAGTACGGCGAGGACGCCGCGGCGATGCGCGTCGGCGACCAACTGCTCGTTGCCAGTTCCGACCCGCTCTCGCTGGCGAAAGAGCGCCTCGGCACGCTCGCGGTCCACGTCGCGTGCAACGATGTGGCCGCGTCGGGGGCCGACCCGCGATGGCTCACGAACGTCCTGTTCCTGCCCGACGACGACGCGGAGACGGTCGATACCCTGACGACCCAGATGGACGAGGCGGCCCGCGAGTCGGGCGTCGCCATCGTCGGCGGCCACTCGGAGTACACCCCGGCGCTGGAGCGCCCGATGGTGTCGATGACCGCGATGGGACTGGCCGACGAGTTCGTCCCGACCGGCGGCGCGGAACCGGGCGACCGCGTGGTCCTGACGAAGGGCGCAGGCGTCGAGGGAACCGCGGTGGTGGCGACCGACTTCCGCGACGAACTCGACCTGTCCGCGGACCTGCTGGCGCGCGCAGAAGGCTTTTTCGCGGACATCAGCGTCCTGCCGGAGTCGCGGGTCCTCCGGGAGTCGGCCACCGCGATGCACGACCCGACCGAGGGCGGTCTGCTCAACGGGATGGTCGAGATGGCGACTGCCTCGGGGGTTCGTCTCGATATCGACCGGAGCGCGGTGCCCGTCCGCGAGGAGACCGAGAAAATCTGTGCGGCGATGGGCGTGGACCCGCTCTGCATCTTCGGGTCGGGCGCGCTGTTGGCGACCGTCCCCGAGTCCGACCTCGACGCGGCGCTCAACGCGCTCGACGCCGCGGGTATCGAGGCGAGCGAAATCGGGGTCGTGGAGAGCGTCGGCGAGAGCGACGCCAACGAGGACGCGGGCGTCGCACTCGACGGCGAACTGATTCGTGACGCGATTCGTGACGACCTCTACGACCTCTGGGCGTAG
- a CDS encoding glucose 1-dehydrogenase translates to MEAIVVRRGETSPTVAEVARPDPEPGEVLVRTLRVGVDGTDHEVIAGSHGGFPEGEDHLVLGHEAVGVVADAEGTAFEEGDVVAPTVRRPPVEGTNEYFERGEPDMAPPEDCRECGIDGAHGFMSEYFTAPAKSLVPVPESLAEWGFLVEPVSISQKAIEHAAASRSAFDWNPESGLVLGNGSLGLLTLAMLDQRGYDRTYCLGRRDRPDPTIDIIEKLGATYVDSRQTPVSEIPDAHEAVDFVYEATGYARHAFECIDALAPGGVGALLGVPEPWDFEIDGGRLHKEFVMNNKALVGSVNSNVSHFESAVETLGAFPSWFLDDLVTGVHDLGDYEAAFANTAEDDSASAETRSRHDETTIKTAVQFNQI, encoded by the coding sequence ATGGAAGCAATCGTCGTCCGGCGGGGCGAGACCTCGCCGACAGTCGCCGAGGTGGCGCGTCCGGACCCCGAACCGGGTGAGGTGCTGGTCCGAACGCTCCGGGTCGGCGTGGACGGGACCGACCACGAGGTCATCGCGGGGAGTCACGGCGGATTCCCCGAGGGGGAAGACCACCTCGTGTTAGGCCACGAGGCCGTCGGCGTCGTCGCCGACGCCGAGGGCACCGCTTTCGAGGAGGGCGACGTGGTCGCGCCGACCGTCCGACGGCCGCCCGTCGAAGGCACCAACGAATACTTCGAGCGCGGCGAACCCGACATGGCTCCGCCCGAGGACTGCCGGGAGTGCGGTATCGACGGCGCGCACGGGTTCATGTCCGAATATTTCACCGCGCCCGCGAAGTCGCTCGTGCCCGTGCCGGAAAGCCTCGCGGAGTGGGGATTCCTCGTGGAACCGGTCAGTATCTCCCAGAAGGCCATCGAACACGCCGCGGCCTCGCGGTCGGCGTTCGACTGGAACCCCGAGTCGGGCCTCGTGCTGGGCAACGGAAGCCTCGGCCTGCTCACGCTGGCCATGCTCGACCAGCGCGGCTACGACCGGACCTACTGCCTCGGACGCCGCGACCGCCCGGACCCGACCATCGATATCATCGAGAAGTTGGGCGCGACCTACGTGGACTCCCGGCAGACGCCGGTTTCCGAGATTCCGGACGCCCACGAGGCGGTCGATTTCGTCTACGAGGCCACCGGCTACGCGCGCCACGCCTTCGAGTGCATCGACGCGCTCGCGCCCGGCGGGGTGGGTGCCCTGCTCGGCGTCCCCGAACCGTGGGACTTCGAAATCGACGGCGGGCGACTCCACAAGGAGTTCGTGATGAACAACAAGGCACTGGTCGGGAGCGTCAACTCCAACGTCTCCCATTTCGAGTCGGCGGTCGAAACGCTCGGGGCGTTCCCCTCGTGGTTCCTCGACGACCTCGTGACGGGCGTCCACGACCTCGGCGACTACGAGGCCGCATTTGCGAACACCGCCGAAGACGATTCGGCAAGCGCCGAGACGCGGTCTCGGCATGACGAAACGACAATAAAGACCGCGGTACAATTTAACCAGATATGA
- the gfcR gene encoding transcriptional regulator GfcR → MKNVDDLIESAAELAQQGLSKGEIADELNVSRETASWLVERSGTGATTTATPTEPSGGPHDIHVDWSALGRDSNRLHHAGAAMADLLKKQGEDVDLTIGIEKAGAPLATAVARELDTDLGTYAPSKHQWEEGDIEDLGGTFSRNFAQIRDRECYVVDDTITSGTTMTETVEAIREQGGEPVACVVLVDKQGVEDIEGVPVHSLINVVRVGNDD, encoded by the coding sequence ATGAAGAACGTAGACGACCTCATCGAGAGCGCGGCAGAACTCGCCCAGCAGGGGCTATCGAAGGGCGAAATCGCCGACGAACTCAACGTCTCGCGCGAGACGGCGAGTTGGCTGGTCGAGCGGAGCGGCACCGGCGCGACGACGACCGCAACGCCGACCGAACCCTCGGGCGGTCCCCACGACATCCACGTCGATTGGTCGGCGCTCGGCCGGGACAGCAACCGCCTCCACCACGCCGGGGCCGCGATGGCCGACCTCCTCAAAAAGCAGGGCGAGGACGTGGACCTAACTATCGGCATCGAGAAAGCGGGTGCGCCGCTGGCCACCGCCGTCGCGCGCGAACTCGACACCGACCTCGGGACGTACGCCCCGAGCAAGCACCAGTGGGAGGAGGGCGACATCGAGGATTTGGGCGGCACCTTCTCGCGGAACTTCGCCCAGATTCGGGACCGCGAGTGCTACGTCGTTGACGACACTATCACCAGCGGGACGACGATGACCGAAACGGTCGAAGCCATCCGCGAGCAGGGCGGCGAACCGGTCGCCTGCGTCGTCCTCGTGGACAAACAGGGCGTCGAGGACATCGAGGGCGTCCCGGTCCACTCGCTCATCAACGTGGTGCGGGTGGGCAACGACGACTAA
- a CDS encoding glutaredoxin family protein encodes MTFQPESDLTEDEVRDRVDSAIEGNEVVLFMKGNELMPQCGYSQKALELIQQHRDDYETVDVLDALGEFRTALEDHSGWETIPQTFVDGEFVGGSDVLAELEERGELADELSA; translated from the coding sequence ATGACTTTCCAGCCGGAAAGCGACCTGACCGAGGACGAGGTTCGAGACCGCGTGGACTCGGCCATCGAGGGCAACGAGGTTGTCCTCTTCATGAAGGGCAACGAGTTGATGCCCCAGTGTGGCTACTCCCAGAAGGCGCTCGAACTCATCCAGCAGCACCGCGACGACTACGAGACCGTAGACGTGCTAGACGCGCTCGGAGAGTTCCGAACCGCACTGGAGGACCACAGCGGTTGGGAGACGATTCCACAGACGTTCGTGGACGGAGAGTTCGTCGGCGGAAGCGACGTGCTCGCGGAACTCGAGGAGCGCGGCGAACTCGCCGACGAGCTGTCGGCTTGA
- a CDS encoding DUF7110 family protein — protein MTGQVYRLHSTLELPLENVYDHFEEDPDLPPSIDSVDITRRKNTLIISAVSDDDSISKYTPTAQLKASISETRVYTEEEQKRREGPRWNDDEDLDEEEDDEPMGELIEVAAFKGDRETVLQNTALQYPMFLVLCDIARLAEKGTLTAITEKDGDLQATRIVDGEDRPASIEVVEGPDSSNSGSSGVDWRDNEFI, from the coding sequence ATGACGGGGCAAGTATATCGACTTCATTCGACGCTCGAACTGCCGCTAGAGAACGTTTACGACCACTTCGAGGAGGACCCTGACCTTCCCCCGAGCATCGACAGCGTCGATATCACCCGGCGCAAGAACACGCTCATCATCAGTGCGGTTTCGGACGACGACAGCATCAGCAAGTACACGCCGACCGCACAGCTGAAAGCGTCCATCTCGGAGACCCGCGTCTACACCGAAGAAGAGCAAAAGCGACGCGAGGGACCGCGCTGGAACGACGACGAGGACCTCGACGAGGAGGAAGACGACGAACCGATGGGCGAGCTCATCGAAGTCGCCGCGTTCAAGGGCGACCGCGAGACCGTGCTTCAGAACACGGCGCTCCAGTACCCGATGTTCCTCGTCCTCTGTGACATCGCGCGACTCGCCGAGAAGGGAACGCTGACCGCGATTACCGAGAAGGACGGCGACCTGCAAGCGACCCGCATCGTGGACGGCGAAGACCGACCCGCCTCCATCGAAGTGGTCGAAGGGCCGGACTCCTCGAACTCCGGGTCCAGCGGGGTCGATTGGCGCGACAACGAATTTATCTAG
- a CDS encoding phosphoadenosine phosphosulfate reductase family protein produces MPEDFPNYVDVDYTDGEGEDPENYASIEHKIEKAIDVTRQGLEEYENPAVMWTGGKDSTLTLYFIKEVAEKYDLPTPTAVFIDHFQHFDEIHDFVAKWEDEWDLDVVYASNDDVGEYAEANDLSPGDDIPIDALNDHNQHHVREILEYEEDSFPFLLDTYVGNHLLKTVALNDTIEELDIDGIISGVRWDEQEARADETFFSPRHDPDIYPPHDRVQPILQFDERAVWDAFWHFVVPDTVEDYPDDGHVPQSDDDLPNGLTQDDIPVSPKYFAGFRSLGSEVSTEKSDEEPAWLQDLEDTTERAGRAQDKEDLMERLRDLGYM; encoded by the coding sequence ATGCCCGAAGACTTCCCGAACTACGTCGACGTAGACTACACCGACGGCGAAGGCGAAGACCCCGAGAACTACGCCTCCATCGAGCACAAAATCGAGAAGGCCATCGACGTGACCCGGCAGGGACTCGAAGAGTACGAGAACCCCGCCGTGATGTGGACCGGTGGGAAGGACTCGACGCTCACCCTCTACTTCATCAAGGAGGTCGCCGAGAAGTACGACCTCCCGACCCCGACCGCGGTCTTCATCGACCACTTCCAGCACTTCGACGAGATTCACGACTTCGTCGCCAAGTGGGAAGACGAGTGGGACCTCGACGTGGTCTACGCGAGCAACGACGACGTGGGCGAGTACGCCGAGGCAAACGACCTCTCGCCGGGCGACGACATCCCCATCGACGCCCTGAACGACCACAATCAGCACCACGTCCGCGAGATTCTGGAGTACGAGGAGGACAGTTTCCCGTTCCTGCTCGACACCTACGTCGGCAACCACCTGCTGAAGACCGTCGCGCTCAACGACACCATCGAGGAACTCGACATCGACGGTATCATCTCCGGCGTCCGCTGGGACGAGCAGGAGGCCCGCGCCGACGAGACGTTCTTCTCGCCGCGCCACGACCCCGACATCTACCCGCCCCACGACCGCGTCCAGCCGATTCTCCAGTTCGACGAGCGCGCGGTCTGGGACGCCTTCTGGCACTTCGTCGTCCCGGACACCGTCGAGGACTACCCCGACGACGGCCACGTCCCGCAGTCCGACGACGACCTGCCGAACGGTCTCACGCAGGACGACATCCCGGTCAGTCCCAAGTATTTCGCCGGATTCCGCTCGCTGGGGAGCGAAGTCAGCACCGAGAAGTCCGACGAGGAACCCGCGTGGTTGCAGGACCTCGAAGACACGACCGAGCGCGCGGGCCGCGCCCAAGACAAAGAGGACCTGATGGAGCGCCTGCGCGATCTGGGCTACATGTGA
- a CDS encoding DUF7333 family protein, translating to MEFNLPVTAAALLAIVGVGTAALIGMGFMATNTVLMMVTPSMLAFGLVALFLGIKHGEYRATR from the coding sequence ATGGAGTTTAATCTGCCCGTAACCGCGGCGGCACTGCTCGCAATCGTCGGCGTCGGGACGGCGGCGCTCATCGGTATGGGTTTCATGGCGACGAACACGGTGTTGATGATGGTGACGCCCTCGATGCTGGCGTTCGGCCTCGTCGCGCTCTTCCTCGGTATCAAGCACGGTGAGTACCGAGCGACGCGATAA
- a CDS encoding SHOCT domain-containing protein, producing the protein MNESADSSTFRAVHRLVEHYTPDGTLGRTLLGGIALTFAPFLFFGGIEMLFPVITLTTSLMGLFGFVVGLSAFFVGILTLWPVYLSLIGNVESAAMYPDGASKSRPNENRESAEAILKRRYAAGELSREQFEHQLNALLETSESDHKKPRPNEERRDDERRERARNR; encoded by the coding sequence ATGAACGAGTCAGCCGACTCCTCCACGTTCCGCGCCGTCCATCGACTCGTGGAACACTACACGCCCGACGGAACGCTCGGCCGAACCCTGCTCGGCGGAATCGCCCTCACCTTCGCCCCGTTTTTGTTCTTCGGCGGTATCGAAATGCTGTTTCCCGTGATTACGCTCACCACCTCCCTGATGGGACTGTTCGGCTTCGTCGTCGGACTCTCGGCATTCTTCGTCGGAATCCTGACGCTCTGGCCAGTCTACCTCTCGCTCATCGGCAACGTTGAGTCCGCGGCGATGTACCCCGACGGCGCGAGCAAATCGAGACCGAACGAGAACCGCGAGAGCGCCGAAGCCATCCTGAAGCGCCGATACGCCGCCGGAGAACTCTCCCGCGAGCAGTTCGAACACCAACTCAATGCGCTGCTGGAAACGTCCGAGAGCGACCACAAGAAACCGCGCCCCAACGAGGAGCGACGCGACGACGAACGCCGCGAGCGCGCTCGGAATCGGTAG
- a CDS encoding winged helix-turn-helix domain-containing protein, which translates to MDSVNNAPNAEGSYSENSPFVRLLGTQGRVRILDVFLRKHYKELTAAEVADLAGVSPSTFHRNINELKDLSVVRETEPVAGTTRYKLNEDSPIAQTLGRAQSELLEYSRKVMNETESSELPNIEEVLSAQNRRSKKKTPPRSRRRNRDTITGEVEVPN; encoded by the coding sequence ATGGACTCGGTGAACAACGCGCCTAATGCAGAGGGGTCTTATAGCGAGAACTCGCCGTTTGTCCGGTTGCTAGGGACTCAAGGAAGAGTTCGGATACTCGATGTCTTTCTGAGGAAGCACTACAAGGAGTTGACTGCTGCAGAAGTTGCCGATCTAGCTGGTGTCTCCCCGAGTACCTTCCATCGGAACATAAACGAGTTGAAAGACCTCAGCGTTGTTCGGGAAACCGAACCTGTTGCCGGTACGACTCGATACAAATTAAACGAAGACAGTCCGATTGCGCAAACTCTTGGGCGGGCGCAATCAGAACTGTTGGAGTACAGTCGCAAAGTGATGAACGAGACGGAGTCTTCCGAACTCCCGAACATCGAAGAAGTTCTATCGGCACAAAACAGACGTTCAAAGAAAAAGACACCACCCCGTAGCAGAAGGCGAAACCGTGACACGATTACGGGTGAAGTCGAAGTTCCGAACTAA